The following coding sequences lie in one Anguilla rostrata isolate EN2019 chromosome 8, ASM1855537v3, whole genome shotgun sequence genomic window:
- the LOC135261939 gene encoding mitochondrial import receptor subunit TOM40 homolog, whose protein sequence is MGSVLAASSPNPPPAVGGSTPGGPGLVSVPPGFTMPPVSPISPSSPSGSPPGQQGETESSLPNPGTFEECHRKCKEVFPAQMEGVRLVVNKGLSNHFQVNHTVTLSTLGDSSYRFGATYVGSKQTGPSESFPVMVGDMDNCGSLNAQVIHQLTSRVRSKLAFQTQQQKFVNWQCDAEFRGEDFTATVTLGNPDVLVGSGIVVAHYLQSITPSLALGGELVYHRRPGEEGTVMSLAGRYTGSNYIATLTVGGAGAHASYYHKANDQLQVGVEFEASTRMQDTSVSFGYQLDVPKANLLFKGSLDSNWVVGATLEKKLIPLPLSLALGAFLNHRKNKFQCGFGITIG, encoded by the exons ATGGGCAGTGTATTGGCTGCCAGCTCTCCCAACCCCCCTCCTGCTGTGGGTGGCAGTACCCCAGGAGGGCCCGGGTTGGTATCCGTACCTCCTGGGTTCACTATGCCCCCAGTCTCTCCCatctccccttcctccccctccggCAGTCCtccaggccagcagggggagacagagagctcACTACCTAATCCTGGCACTTTTGAAGAGTGCCACCGGAAGTGCAAAG AGGTCTTCCCTGCGCAGATGGAAGGAGTGAGGCTGGTGGTAAACAAAGGCCTGAGCAATCACTTCCAG GTTAATCACACCGTCACCCTCAGCACTCTGGGAGATTCCAGCTACAGGTTTGGGGCCACCTACGTGGGCTCCAAACAGACCGGACCTTCTGAG TCTTTCCCGGTCATGGTTGGAGACATGGACAACTGTGGCAGCCTGAATGCCCAGGTCATTCACCAGCTCACCAGCAGGGTGCGCTCCAAGCTGGCTTTtcag ACGCAGCAGCAGAAGTTTGTGAACTGGCAGTGCGACGCTGAGTTCCGGGGAGAAGATTTCACTGCCACCGTCACCCTCGGCAACCCGGACGTTCTTGTCGGCTCTG gtattGTAGTGGCGCACTACCTCCAGTCCATCACCCCCTCTCTTGCTCTTGGAGGGGAGCTGGTGTACCATCGCAGGCCTGGAGAGGAGGGCACAGTCATGTCTCTGGCCGGCAGGTACACAG GTAGTAATTACATTGCCACGTTGACCGTTGGTGGAGCGGGGGCGCATGCTTCGTACTACCATAAAGCCAACGACCAG CTGCAGGTCGGGGTGGAGTTTGAGGCGAGCACTCGGATGCAGGACACTAGCGTTTCATTTGGCTATCAGCTGGACGTTCCCAAAGCAAATCTGCTCTTCAAAG GCTCCTTGGACAGTAACTGGGTGGTGGGGGCCACTCTGGAGAAGAAGctgatccccctccccctctcgctgGCCCTGGGCGCCTTCCTCAACCACCGCAAGAACAAGTTCCAGTGTGGCTTCGGCATCACCATCGGCTAG
- the LOC135261941 gene encoding apolipoprotein A-IV-like, with translation MKVFVVLVLAVFTGCHGNILSASQPKPQLELVKNAFWDYVAKATHTAEETLQAIRQSELGQEVNAQITESADATSKYIVTLHSQMTPLAQKLLTQLSQEAEQLRVRLEKDLSLKKVQFEPYAEELRTNIQQQVEQLKQDVAPYVESLEPEALKAALLQKSEELKGSLEQSVQELQSQLDPHTQELKEKVEQHLQDFHKSMAPLAQSFQTQLAQKTQEIQQSLAPYGEDLREKLNPYAQDLKAQLNALWESFTKKN, from the exons ATGAAGGTGTTTGTGGTGCTTGTACTTGCAGTATTCACTG gctgccatggcaacattcTTTCGGCAAGTCAGCCCAAGCCACAGTTGGAGCTGGtgaaaaatgcattctgggactaTGTCGCCAAGGCAACTCACACTGCTGAAGAGACTCTTCAGGCGATCAGACAGTCTGAGCTGGGCCAGGAAGTCAA TGCTCAGATCACAGAGAGCGCGGATGCGACCAGCAAATACATTGTCACTCTCCACAGTCAGATGACCCCTCTGGCTCAGAAGTTGCTGACCCAACTCTCCCAGGAGGCCGAGCAGCTGAGGGTACGTCTCGAGAAAGATTTAAGCCTCAAAAAGGTTCAGTTTGAGCCCTACGCCGAGGAGCTGAGAACCAACATTCAGCAGcaggtggagcagctgaagcaggatGTGGCCCCTTATGTAGAGTCCCTGGAGCCCGAGGCCCTGAAGGCCGCCCTGCTCCAGAAGAGCGAAGAGCTGAAGGGGAGCCTGGAGCAGAGCGTGCAGGAGCTGCAGTCCCAGCTGGACCCCCACAcccaggagctgaaggagaaagTGGAGCAGCACCTGCAGGACTTCCACAAGAGTATGGCTCCCCTGGCCCAGAGCTTCCAGACCCAGCTGGCCCAGAAAACCCAGGAGATCCAGCAGAGTCTGGCCCCCTACGGTGAGGACCTGAGAGAAAAGCTGAACCCCTACGCCCAGGACCTGAAGGCCCAGCTCAATGCCCTCTGGGAGTCCTTCACCAAGAAGAACTAG
- the LOC135261942 gene encoding apolipoprotein A-IV-like gives MKVFVVLALTVFTGCHANLLWADQPKPQLELVTDAFWDYVAKATRTAEETLQVIRQSELGQEVNAQITESADAASKYIVTLHSQMTPLAQDLLTQLSQEAEQLKVRLEKDLINLRVQLEPYAEELRTNIQQQVEQLKQDVAPYVESLEPEALKAALLQKSEELKGSLEQSVKELQSQLDPHTQELKEKVEQHLQDFHKSMAPLAQSFQTQLAQKTKEIQQNLAPYGEDLREKLNPYAQDLKAQLNALWESFTKKN, from the exons ATGAAGGTCTTCGTGGTACTTGCACTAACTGTTTTCACCG GTTGCCATGCCAACCTTCTTTGGGCAGACCAGCCCAAGCCACAGCTGGAGTTGGTGacagatgcattctgggactaTGTTGCAAAGGCAACACGCACTGCTGAAGAGACTCTTCAGGTGATCAGACAGTCTGAGCTGGGCCAGGAAGTCAA TGCTCAGATCACAGAGAGCGCGGATGCGGCCAGCAAATACATTGTCACTCTCCACAGTCAGATGACCCCTCTGGCTCAGGACTTGCTGACACAACTCTCCCAAGAGGCCGAGCAGCTGAAGGTTCGTCTGGAGAAAGACCTGATCAACCTGAGGGTCCAGCTGGAGCCCTATGCTGAGGAGCTGAGGACCAACATTCAGCAGcaggtggagcagctgaagcaggatGTGGCCCCTTATGTAGAGTCCCTGGAGCCCGAGGCCCTGAAGGCCGCCCTGCTCCAGAAGAGCGAGGAGCTGAAGGGGAGCCTGGAGCAGAGCGTGAAGGAGCTGCAGTCCCAGCTGGACCCCCACAcccaggagctgaaggagaaagTGGAGCAGCACCTGCAGGACTTCCACAAGAGTATGGCTCCCCTGGCCCAGAGCTTCCAGACCCAGCTGGCCCAGAAAACCAAGGAGATCCAGCAGAATCTGGCCCCCTACGgtgaggacctgagagagaagcTGAACCCCTACGCCCAGGACCTGAAGGCCCAGCTCAATGCCCTCTGGGAGTCCTTCACCAAGAAGAACTAG
- the LOC135261943 gene encoding apolipoprotein A-IV-like: MKVFVVLALTVFTGCHANLLWADQPKPQLELVTDAFWDYVAKATRTAEETLQTIRQSELGQEVNAQITKSADVASKYVVTLHSQMTPLAQDLLTQLSQEAEQLKVRLEKDLINLRVQLEPYAEELRTNIQQQVEQLKQDVAPYVESLEPEALKAALLQKSEELKGSLEQSVKELQSQLDPHTQELKEKVEQHLQDFHKSMAPLAQSFQTQLAQKTQEIQQSLAPYGEDLREKLDPYAQDLKAQLTALWESFTKTN, from the exons ATGAAGGTGTTCGTGGTACTTGCACTAACTGTTTTCACCG GTTGCCATGCCAACCTTCTTTGGGCAGACCAGCCCAAGCCACAGCTGGAGCTGGTGacagatgcattctgggactaTGTCGCCAAGGCAACACGCACTGCTGAAGAGACCCTCCAGACGATCAGACAGTCTGAGCTGGGCCAGGAAGTCAA TGCTCAGATCACAAAGAGCGCGGACGTGGCCAGCAAATATGTGGTTACTCTCCACAGTCAGATGACCCCTCTGGCTCAAGACTTGCTGACCCAACTCTCCCAAGAGGCCGAGCAGCTGAAGGTTCGTCTGGAGAAAGACCTGATCAACCTGAGGGTCCAGCTGGAGCCCTATGCTGAGGAGCTGAGGACCAACATTCAGCAGcaggtggagcagctgaagcaggatGTGGCCCCTTATGTAGAGTCCCTGGAGCCCGAGGCCCTGAAGGCCGCCCTGCTCCAGAAGAGCGAGGAGCTGAAGGGGAGCCTGGAGCAGAGCGTGAAGGAGCTGCAGTCCCAGCTGGACCCCCACAcccaggagctgaaggagaaagTGGAGCAGCACCTGCAGGACTTCCACAAGAGTATGGCTCCCCTGGCCCAGAGCTTCCAGACCCAGCTGGCCCAGAAAACCCAGGAGATCCAGCAGAGTCTGGCCCCCTATGgtgaggacctgagagagaagcTGGACCCCTACGCCCAGGACCTGAAGGCCCAGCTCACTGCCCTCTGGGAGTCCTTCACCAAGACAAACTAG